In a single window of the Desulfovibrio psychrotolerans genome:
- a CDS encoding Fur family transcriptional regulator: protein MPPQTRMTKQRRVILEELRRVTTHPTADEVYDMVRQRLPRISLGTIYRNLDVLAESGEILKLESAGNQKRFDGNIMPHAHIRCTRCGRLGDVMNVPARIPAGGAEAEGFFITGARVEFEGVCNACEVTN from the coding sequence ATGCCCCCCCAGACACGTATGACCAAACAGCGCCGGGTTATTCTGGAAGAGCTGCGCCGGGTTACCACGCACCCCACAGCGGATGAAGTGTATGACATGGTCCGCCAGCGGCTTCCGCGGATAAGCCTTGGAACCATATACCGCAATCTGGACGTGCTTGCCGAGAGCGGAGAAATACTCAAACTTGAAAGCGCTGGCAACCAGAAGCGGTTTGACGGAAACATCATGCCCCATGCCCATATCCGCTGCACCCGGTGCGGCAGGCTGGGAGACGTGATGAACGTGCCCGCCAGAATTCCTGCGGGCGGTGCCGAGGCGGAAGGGTTTTTTATCACCGGAGCCCGGGTGGAATTTGAAGGAGTGTGCAACGCCTGCGAGGTGACAAACTAG
- a CDS encoding ATP-binding cassette domain-containing protein produces the protein MGIIAVFVSAISDPDIVMRSPKLASVLQQIPGELFNSPKNTLLTLAGAASALLLLKNLCSAGVTYAYSRLACKLDTHFGDLLMKNYLCHDYEWHVGHHSADLVTAGTWRRFMSVVWYMGMLAVNDIMLVVMLGLALLYAAPLVTLVAIVTFGLLAGSIFLLLRPRVDKEARTAASSEQRVNKQTSDITQGIKDILISSKQNYFFEQYQKDVTRAANAQARILLLTRIPSWAFETVGFMLLCLAVAGTLAMNENVSSSVISGKLAMLGVVAWRAIPAFNRIVNSLTTLRDNLPKADAVLDAILAMPDSTFSAEEATPLPLKKGITIAGLDFRYGTADSNALHSVNVSIEAGTTVGLVGRSGSGKSTLADLVIGLLSPTAGSISIDGQPLTPQLRNNWIASVGYVGQTPFFTDGSILENVTFGVPADRIDKGHLLHCCKMAALDSLIEQLPGGMEQPLGERAGKLSGGQRQRVAIARALYRNPQLLILDEATSALDQQSENTIKNTVKNLAGSLTMLIIAHRLSTVEQCDKVVWLEGGRIVMDGTPAEVLPHYRASLGAENDLPDSSGDR, from the coding sequence ATGGGAATCATCGCGGTGTTCGTCTCCGCCATCAGCGACCCGGATATCGTCATGCGCTCTCCCAAGCTTGCCTCGGTTCTCCAGCAGATACCGGGAGAGCTTTTCAACTCTCCCAAGAACACCCTGCTCACCCTTGCGGGGGCAGCTTCCGCCCTGCTGCTGCTCAAGAACCTGTGCTCAGCAGGCGTTACCTATGCATACTCCCGTCTGGCGTGCAAACTCGACACCCATTTCGGCGACCTGCTGATGAAAAACTACCTGTGCCACGACTATGAATGGCACGTGGGCCACCACTCCGCAGACCTCGTGACGGCCGGAACATGGCGGCGGTTCATGTCGGTTGTCTGGTACATGGGGATGCTGGCAGTAAACGATATAATGCTGGTGGTCATGCTGGGACTAGCCCTGCTGTATGCCGCCCCGCTCGTCACACTGGTTGCCATCGTCACGTTCGGCCTGCTGGCAGGAAGCATATTCCTCCTGCTCAGGCCCAGGGTAGACAAAGAAGCGCGAACTGCTGCCTCGTCGGAACAACGGGTCAACAAGCAGACATCCGACATTACGCAGGGCATCAAGGACATTCTCATCTCTTCCAAGCAAAATTATTTTTTTGAGCAGTATCAGAAGGATGTGACACGCGCCGCCAATGCGCAGGCCCGCATTCTGCTACTCACCCGCATACCCTCGTGGGCGTTTGAAACCGTCGGCTTCATGCTGTTGTGTCTGGCCGTGGCGGGAACCTTGGCCATGAATGAAAACGTCTCCTCATCCGTCATTTCCGGCAAACTGGCCATGCTGGGCGTGGTGGCGTGGCGCGCCATTCCCGCCTTCAACAGAATAGTGAACAGCCTGACCACTCTGAGAGACAACCTGCCCAAAGCCGATGCCGTTCTGGATGCCATTCTCGCCATGCCGGACAGCACGTTCTCTGCAGAAGAGGCCACTCCCCTCCCCTTGAAAAAAGGCATCACCATCGCTGGTCTGGACTTCAGATACGGCACGGCCGATAGCAACGCGTTGCACTCTGTGAACGTCTCCATTGAAGCGGGCACGACCGTAGGCCTTGTTGGACGTTCCGGCTCCGGAAAAAGCACCCTGGCCGACCTTGTCATCGGCCTGCTTTCTCCTACAGCAGGCTCTATTTCCATAGACGGGCAACCACTGACACCGCAACTGCGCAACAACTGGATAGCCAGCGTTGGTTATGTGGGGCAGACTCCATTCTTTACGGACGGCAGCATCTTGGAAAATGTGACCTTCGGGGTTCCTGCCGACCGTATTGACAAGGGGCACCTTCTGCACTGCTGCAAAATGGCCGCGCTGGACAGCCTCATTGAACAGCTTCCCGGCGGCATGGAACAGCCTCTGGGAGAACGGGCAGGCAAACTTTCTGGCGGCCAACGGCAGCGTGTGGCCATTGCGCGCGCCCTGTACCGCAACCCCCAGTTGCTTATTCTGGACGAAGCGACCAGCGCGCTCGACCAGCAGAGCGAAAACACCATAAAAAACACTGTTAAAAATCTGGCAGGGTCTCTGACCATGCTCATCATCGCCCACCGCCTTTCCACAGTAGAACAGTGCGACAAGGTGGTGTGGCTGGAAGGCGGACGGATTGTAATGGACGGAACACCCGCCGAAGTGCTACCCCACTATCGCGCCAGCCTGGGTGCTGAAAACGACTTACCAGATTCCTCCGGAGACCGATAA
- a CDS encoding class I SAM-dependent methyltransferase → MHKNHSQYSLRRRFFARFKNTFLQLPWLWSRIINDDSFQAQYSTKLRRLFMKVVWFWPRLIDAEQWRDAAIGNQRDPSHFVEMTPGATALVDAVTSTTPDMSAPILDLGCNSGRILNALREKGYSNLHGVDISQAAYEHMHKVFPELAQQVHYTVATFQKYLTEQPEKSIETIFSHGATVELVHPSFPLIKHLCRVSKTYVILYFYETEHSYPRFWEWEFNREGYYLCEARRPAGPNAPNSLLVFKRSDRE, encoded by the coding sequence ATGCACAAAAATCACTCACAGTATTCTCTGCGCAGGCGCTTTTTCGCCCGCTTCAAGAACACCTTTCTTCAATTGCCGTGGCTGTGGAGCCGGATTATCAACGACGACTCCTTTCAGGCCCAGTATTCCACGAAGCTGCGCCGACTGTTCATGAAAGTCGTCTGGTTCTGGCCGCGCCTCATTGATGCGGAGCAGTGGCGCGATGCTGCCATCGGAAACCAGCGGGACCCGAGCCACTTTGTGGAGATGACGCCCGGTGCAACAGCGCTTGTAGATGCCGTGACATCTACCACTCCGGACATGTCGGCGCCGATTCTCGACCTTGGTTGCAACAGCGGTCGCATTTTGAATGCACTAAGGGAAAAGGGATACTCCAATCTGCACGGCGTGGACATTTCGCAAGCCGCATATGAGCATATGCATAAAGTGTTTCCTGAACTTGCACAGCAGGTACATTACACTGTTGCAACATTTCAGAAATACCTCACCGAGCAGCCGGAAAAATCTATTGAAACCATATTCTCACATGGCGCTACAGTAGAACTTGTCCACCCTTCTTTCCCGCTGATCAAGCATCTCTGTCGCGTCTCAAAAACCTATGTCATTCTTTATTTCTATGAAACTGAGCACTCATATCCACGATTCTGGGAGTGGGAGTTCAACCGTGAAGGCTATTATCTCTGCGAGGCGAGGCGCCCTGCAGGCCCCAACGCTCCGAACTCGTTACTTGTTTTCAAACGAAGCGACAGAGAGTAA
- a CDS encoding LegC family aminotransferase, producing MAFGVVKTIIQALHNATNQCSTLLSLHEPTFAGNEWTYVKETIDTGWVSTAGKYVNDFEVRLQEYTGAKRAIAVANGTAALHVALLLAGVERDTEVIMPALTFAATAAAAAYIGAVPHFADSEYATLGMDPDKLAAHLDAVAERRGNATYNRQTGRRIAAIVPMHTFGHPVRLDELCAVCEKWGIVMVEDSAESLGSFYKGKHTGLFGKLGILSFNGNKTITTGGGGAILTDDDALGDLAKHITTTAKLPHKWEYVHDMVGFNYRMPNLNAALGCAQMEQLPGFLQKKRTLAERYIKAFAGVDGVSFAAEPADSVSNYWLNAILLDKADMALREDILEKTNAAGFMTRPAWRLMNRLPMYAGAPRMDLSVAEDLEARLINIPSGAGLAG from the coding sequence ATGGCCTTTGGAGTCGTGAAAACCATCATTCAGGCACTTCATAACGCCACAAACCAGTGCAGCACTCTTTTGTCGTTGCATGAACCCACCTTCGCAGGCAACGAATGGACCTACGTGAAGGAGACCATTGATACAGGATGGGTCTCCACCGCAGGTAAATACGTCAATGACTTCGAGGTGCGCCTGCAGGAATACACCGGGGCCAAGCGCGCCATTGCCGTTGCCAACGGCACCGCCGCCCTGCATGTGGCTCTGCTGCTGGCAGGCGTGGAGCGTGATACGGAAGTCATCATGCCCGCGCTCACCTTTGCCGCCACTGCCGCTGCCGCTGCATACATCGGCGCGGTACCCCACTTTGCGGACAGCGAATATGCCACTCTGGGTATGGACCCGGACAAGCTCGCCGCGCATCTGGACGCAGTGGCAGAACGCCGGGGCAACGCCACCTACAACAGGCAGACCGGACGCCGCATCGCAGCCATTGTGCCCATGCACACCTTCGGTCATCCTGTACGGCTGGATGAACTGTGCGCCGTGTGCGAAAAGTGGGGCATCGTCATGGTGGAGGACTCGGCAGAATCGCTGGGCTCTTTCTACAAGGGCAAGCATACCGGCCTGTTCGGCAAGCTTGGTATCCTCAGCTTCAACGGCAACAAGACCATCACCACCGGCGGCGGCGGAGCCATTCTTACCGACGATGACGCGCTGGGCGACCTTGCCAAGCATATCACCACCACGGCCAAGCTGCCCCATAAATGGGAATACGTGCACGACATGGTCGGGTTCAATTACCGCATGCCCAACCTGAACGCGGCCCTGGGCTGCGCCCAGATGGAGCAGTTGCCCGGATTCCTGCAGAAGAAGCGCACCCTTGCGGAGCGCTACATCAAGGCGTTTGCCGGAGTGGATGGCGTCTCCTTTGCTGCAGAACCTGCCGATTCCGTAAGCAACTACTGGCTTAATGCCATCCTGCTGGACAAGGCAGACATGGCTCTGCGCGAAGACATACTGGAAAAGACCAACGCTGCGGGCTTCATGACCCGTCCCGCATGGCGGCTCATGAACAGGCTGCCCATGTATGCGGGAGCCCCCCGGATGGACCTTTCCGTTGCGGAAGATCTTGAAGCGCGCCTCATAAACATCCCCAGCGGGGCAGGACTGGCAGGGTAA
- the neuC gene encoding UDP-N-acetylglucosamine 2-epimerase: protein MRRICVVTGTRAEYGLLRPVMRRIAQSGSLALQVIATGMHLSQEFGHTAQSILDDGFTIDERVEMLLSSDTPVGITKSMGLGVIGFADALARLAPDLVLVLGDRFEILSAVQAALIARIPVAHLCGGDSTEGAFDEGIRHAITKMSHLHFVSNAHAALRVRQMGENPEHIFNVGSPGIDTILEQDMLSREALAASLGIRLAPRMLLVTYHPETLSSASATGQLHSLFGALDAFCASSGECSVVFTMPNADTGGREIMEHIRAYAEHRPHVSAHTSLGQLRYLSAMRHAAVVVGNSSSGLYEAPSLHVPTVNIGDRQKGRLRAASVIDCAPEKDAILAALNTAIATDCSAVSNPYGDGRTAERIVTVLESLTDTASLVRKHFFALDGDVQ, encoded by the coding sequence ATGCGCAGGATATGTGTGGTTACGGGAACAAGGGCCGAATACGGCCTGCTGCGCCCGGTCATGCGGCGCATCGCCCAAAGCGGTTCGCTCGCATTGCAGGTCATTGCCACAGGCATGCACCTGTCGCAGGAATTCGGCCATACCGCACAGTCCATCCTCGACGACGGCTTTACCATTGACGAGCGGGTTGAGATGCTACTCTCCAGCGACACCCCCGTCGGCATTACAAAATCCATGGGCCTGGGCGTCATAGGCTTTGCGGACGCCCTGGCCCGTCTTGCCCCGGACCTTGTCCTTGTGCTCGGCGACCGGTTCGAAATTCTCTCCGCCGTGCAGGCGGCCCTTATCGCCCGCATCCCCGTTGCCCACCTGTGCGGGGGCGATTCCACGGAAGGCGCGTTCGATGAAGGCATCCGCCACGCCATCACCAAGATGTCCCACCTGCACTTTGTCAGCAACGCCCACGCTGCCCTGCGCGTCCGCCAGATGGGAGAAAACCCGGAACACATCTTCAACGTAGGCAGTCCGGGAATAGACACCATTCTGGAACAGGACATGCTTTCCCGCGAAGCGCTCGCAGCATCGCTCGGCATACGCCTTGCTCCGCGCATGCTGCTGGTCACCTATCATCCGGAAACCCTGAGCAGCGCATCCGCAACCGGGCAGTTGCACAGCCTTTTCGGCGCGCTGGATGCCTTCTGCGCCAGCAGCGGTGAATGCAGCGTGGTCTTCACCATGCCCAATGCCGATACAGGCGGACGGGAAATCATGGAGCACATACGCGCCTATGCCGAACACCGCCCGCATGTCAGCGCGCACACCTCGCTCGGCCAGCTGCGCTATCTCAGTGCCATGCGTCATGCCGCCGTGGTGGTGGGCAACTCGTCAAGCGGACTGTACGAGGCCCCCAGCCTGCATGTGCCGACCGTGAACATCGGCGACCGGCAGAAAGGGAGGCTTCGTGCCGCCTCCGTCATAGACTGCGCTCCGGAAAAGGACGCCATACTGGCAGCCCTGAACACCGCCATTGCAACCGACTGCTCCGCCGTTTCCAATCCCTACGGCGATGGAAGAACGGCAGAACGCATTGTCACGGTGCTGGAATCGCTCACGGACACGGCCTCCCTTGTCAGAAAACACTTTTTTGCCCTTGATGGAGACGTGCAATGA
- the neuB gene encoding N-acetylneuraminate synthase: MNPVYIIAEAGVNHNGSLDLARKLIDAAKAAGADAVKFQTFKASSIASAGASKAAYQKETTDAAESQLDMLKKLELSVADHDALLQHCRDVGIEFMSTPFDLDSVDLLMNLGVQRMKIPSGELTNGPLVLKVARTGLPVILSTGMATPAEVETALGVLAFGMMEPADTPAKGDFAAAYASEQGKRLLSDRVVILHCTTQYPTPYEDVNLRGMDTLKDMFGIPVGYSDHTPGITIPVAATARGAVLIEKHFTLDKNLPGPDHKASLEPQELAEMVRSIRIVERALGTGEKKPQPSELGNMAIARKSLVAARDIAAGELFTEENLTVKRPGNGVSPMCYWEWLGKRAKQDYPSEALIQEY, translated from the coding sequence ATGAACCCGGTGTACATCATTGCCGAAGCGGGCGTGAACCATAACGGCTCCCTCGACCTTGCCCGCAAACTCATCGATGCGGCCAAAGCAGCCGGTGCGGATGCCGTCAAGTTCCAGACCTTCAAGGCTTCAAGCATTGCCTCTGCCGGTGCTTCCAAGGCAGCCTACCAGAAGGAAACCACGGATGCCGCCGAATCCCAGCTTGATATGCTGAAAAAGCTGGAACTCTCCGTTGCGGACCACGATGCCTTGCTGCAACACTGCCGAGACGTGGGCATAGAGTTCATGTCCACCCCGTTCGACCTCGACAGCGTGGACCTGCTGATGAACCTTGGCGTGCAGCGTATGAAAATTCCGTCAGGCGAACTGACTAACGGGCCTCTGGTCCTCAAGGTGGCCAGAACCGGCTTGCCGGTCATCCTCTCCACGGGCATGGCCACCCCGGCTGAAGTCGAAACCGCCCTCGGCGTACTGGCATTCGGCATGATGGAGCCGGCTGACACGCCTGCAAAAGGCGACTTTGCCGCAGCCTATGCCTCGGAACAAGGCAAGCGCCTGCTCAGCGACCGCGTTGTCATTCTGCACTGCACCACGCAGTACCCCACACCTTACGAAGATGTGAACCTGCGCGGCATGGATACCCTGAAGGACATGTTCGGCATTCCCGTGGGCTATTCCGACCACACCCCCGGCATCACCATTCCCGTTGCCGCCACCGCACGCGGTGCCGTGCTGATTGAAAAGCATTTCACGTTGGATAAAAATCTACCCGGTCCCGACCACAAAGCCTCGCTGGAACCGCAGGAACTTGCAGAAATGGTCCGATCCATCCGCATTGTGGAACGCGCTCTGGGCACCGGAGAAAAAAAGCCCCAACCCAGCGAACTGGGTAACATGGCCATTGCCCGCAAAAGCCTTGTAGCCGCACGGGATATAGCCGCTGGCGAGCTGTTCACGGAAGAAAACCTGACCGTGAAACGGCCGGGTAATGGAGTATCGCCTATGTGCTACTGGGAGTGGCTTGGGAAGCGGGCAAAGCAAGACTATCCCTCGGAAGCCCTCATTCAAGAATATTAG
- a CDS encoding nucleotidyltransferase family protein: protein MKKWRQGLIRQAAPLIDAIRLIDESALQIALVVDEQEHLVGTITDGDIRRTLLEQLPLDTPVSRVMCSTPMTARETDNNASVLAMMHSHDILHIPLVDDAGRLVGLRSLKELTSVPEQDNMVVLMAGGLGTRLRPLTENCPKPMLNIGGKPILETILENFIAHGFRRFTMCVNYMADIIKNHFGDGSRWNSHIQYVHESQRMGTAGALSLLPETPETPFFVMNGDLLTKTNFKQLIDFHTQKNSLATMCVREYELQIPFGVVHTDGERLTAIDEKPMHNFFVNAGIYVLNPDVLAMIPKGGFFDMPDLFKMLIADNRMTACFPLREYWLDIGRLDDFQRAEAEYVSNFCMTLKS from the coding sequence ATGAAAAAATGGAGACAAGGTCTGATACGACAAGCAGCCCCGCTCATCGATGCCATTCGCCTCATCGATGAAAGCGCACTGCAGATTGCGTTGGTTGTGGACGAACAGGAACACCTAGTCGGCACAATTACGGATGGCGACATCCGCAGGACCCTGCTGGAACAGCTTCCGCTTGACACTCCTGTCAGCCGGGTGATGTGCTCCACCCCCATGACTGCACGCGAAACAGACAACAACGCTTCAGTTCTGGCAATGATGCACAGCCATGACATCCTCCATATTCCGCTTGTGGACGATGCCGGTCGACTTGTCGGCTTGCGCAGCCTAAAAGAACTGACATCGGTTCCCGAACAGGACAATATGGTTGTTCTCATGGCCGGCGGCCTCGGCACGCGTCTTCGCCCGCTCACAGAAAACTGCCCGAAGCCCATGCTGAACATTGGGGGAAAGCCGATACTGGAAACCATACTAGAGAATTTTATCGCCCACGGGTTTCGCCGGTTCACCATGTGCGTCAACTATATGGCTGATATAATAAAAAACCACTTTGGTGACGGCAGTAGATGGAATAGCCATATCCAGTACGTCCATGAAAGCCAGCGCATGGGCACGGCCGGAGCTCTCAGCCTGCTCCCGGAAACTCCGGAAACCCCTTTCTTCGTGATGAACGGAGACCTGCTCACAAAAACCAACTTCAAACAGCTTATAGATTTCCACACCCAGAAAAATTCTCTGGCCACCATGTGCGTACGCGAATATGAACTGCAAATTCCCTTTGGCGTTGTGCACACCGACGGCGAACGTCTGACAGCCATAGATGAAAAGCCCATGCACAACTTTTTTGTCAATGCTGGCATTTACGTGCTCAACCCCGACGTGCTCGCCATGATCCCCAAGGGCGGCTTCTTCGACATGCCCGATCTGTTCAAGATGCTTATTGCAGACAACCGGATGACCGCCTGTTTCCCCCTTAGGGAATACTGGCTCGATATTGGCAGACTGGATGACTTTCAGCGGGCCGAAGCCGAATACGTTTCTAACTTTTGCATGACCTTGAAGAGCTAG
- a CDS encoding SDR family NAD(P)-dependent oxidoreductase, with the protein MTIQSKNILVTGADGFIGSHLTETLARMGANVRALSYYNSFNDWGWLDTIDLPGNVNVVTGDIRDPHFCRHICKDIDIVFHLAALIAIPFSYVAPDCYVDTNVRGTLNICQAALDMGCSKVIHTSTSEVYGTALSVPISEEHPLQAQSPYSASKIGADAIANSFHTSFDLPVVTARPFNTFGPRQSARAVIPNIIIQLAAGKTEIALGDTRPTRDFNYVLDTCRGFIALAEYDGGNGEVFNIGSGRDISILDLFSTINDLMGTKATIKEEEQRFRPKKSEVMRLLCDSSKIAAATGFRSAYTLEDGLKDCIAWFSRQENLKRYKIDIYNV; encoded by the coding sequence ATGACCATACAGTCCAAGAACATCCTCGTTACCGGCGCGGACGGCTTCATCGGCTCGCACCTCACAGAAACCCTGGCCCGCATGGGCGCCAATGTCCGAGCGCTCAGCTACTACAACTCCTTCAACGACTGGGGATGGCTTGACACCATTGACCTGCCCGGCAACGTGAACGTGGTGACTGGCGACATCCGCGACCCCCATTTCTGCCGACATATCTGCAAGGATATCGATATAGTATTTCACCTTGCAGCGCTGATTGCCATTCCCTTTTCATACGTTGCTCCCGACTGCTACGTGGACACCAACGTGCGCGGCACGCTCAACATCTGCCAAGCCGCCCTCGACATGGGCTGCTCCAAGGTCATCCACACATCCACAAGCGAGGTGTACGGAACAGCATTGAGCGTCCCCATTTCCGAAGAGCACCCGCTTCAGGCGCAGTCACCTTACAGCGCCAGCAAGATAGGAGCTGACGCCATCGCCAACAGCTTCCACACATCGTTCGACCTGCCAGTTGTTACGGCCCGTCCATTCAACACCTTCGGCCCCAGGCAATCGGCACGGGCCGTCATTCCTAACATCATCATACAACTCGCTGCTGGAAAAACTGAAATTGCCCTGGGTGACACGCGCCCCACCCGCGACTTCAACTACGTGCTCGACACTTGTCGAGGATTCATCGCCCTTGCGGAGTACGACGGGGGCAACGGCGAAGTCTTCAACATCGGAAGCGGAAGAGACATTTCAATTCTCGATCTGTTCAGCACCATCAACGACCTCATGGGCACCAAGGCAACCATCAAAGAAGAAGAGCAGCGATTCAGGCCCAAGAAATCCGAGGTCATGCGCCTGCTCTGCGACAGCTCCAAAATTGCGGCGGCCACCGGTTTCCGCTCCGCATACACGTTGGAGGACGGCCTTAAGGACTGCATTGCATGGTTCAGTAGGCAGGAAAACCTTAAGCGCTACAAGATAGATATCTACAACGTGTAG